In a genomic window of Telopea speciosissima isolate NSW1024214 ecotype Mountain lineage chromosome 5, Tspe_v1, whole genome shotgun sequence:
- the LOC122662369 gene encoding auxin response factor 7-like, giving the protein MRQLNNMPSSVISSHSMHLGVLDAIATGTLFSVFYKPRTSRSEFIISVNKYLEAQNHKLSVGMRFKMRFEGEEAPERRYSGTIVGVGEAAASQWADSEW; this is encoded by the exons ATGAGGCAGCTGAATAATATGCCATCATCAGTTATTTCCAGTCACAGCATGCATCTCGGGGTGCTTGATGCCATAGCAACTGGAACCctcttctctgttttctataAACCAAG GACTAGTCGCTCTGAGTTTATCATTAGTGTTAACAAGTACCTTGAAGCACAGAATCACAAGTTATCTGTTGGGATGAGGTTTAAAATGAGATTTGAGGGTGAGGAAGCTCCTGAAAGAAG GTACAGTGGTACTATTGTTGGTGTTGGAGAGGCTGCAGCTTCACAGTGGGCAGATTCTGAGTGGTGA